In one window of Limisphaerales bacterium DNA:
- a CDS encoding folate-binding protein YgfZ, translated as MRNSAAWLDLSNRSRLCLLGADRTTFLHGQVTNNINSLAEHTGCYAALVNAKGKMESDLFVYQLAEELLLDFEPGLADGVRARLERFTIAEDVEVADVAPHFGLLSVQGPKAAEVLAALELPAPETEFALKKTPEEIFVVNQPRLRSIGFDLFVPVDAVEKMKSRLAEHTPMCGDVAFEKARVLATIPRFGKDFTSNNLAPEGGIEARAISYAKGCYIGQEVISRIRSRGKVNRILRGLRLDGAAAEGDAIFLGEKNVGTLSSVITEPNVALAIVHRDAAELGTVLRVGDTQATVSTMPFEPFAR; from the coding sequence TTGAGAAACTCCGCCGCTTGGCTGGATCTTTCCAATCGCTCACGGCTGTGCTTGTTGGGCGCGGATCGCACGACGTTTTTGCACGGGCAAGTAACCAACAACATCAACAGCCTCGCCGAACACACCGGCTGCTACGCCGCGCTGGTGAATGCGAAGGGGAAAATGGAGAGTGATCTGTTCGTGTATCAGCTGGCGGAGGAATTGCTTTTGGATTTCGAGCCGGGCTTGGCCGATGGGGTGCGGGCTCGACTGGAACGTTTTACCATCGCCGAAGATGTGGAAGTGGCGGACGTGGCACCGCATTTTGGTTTGCTCAGCGTGCAGGGGCCGAAGGCGGCGGAGGTGTTGGCGGCGCTTGAATTGCCCGCTCCGGAAACAGAATTTGCGCTGAAAAAAACCCCCGAGGAAATTTTTGTGGTGAATCAACCGCGCCTCCGCTCAATTGGATTTGATTTGTTTGTGCCGGTGGATGCTGTGGAAAAAATGAAATCACGTTTGGCGGAGCACACGCCGATGTGCGGCGACGTTGCGTTTGAAAAGGCGCGGGTATTGGCAACGATTCCACGATTTGGAAAAGATTTTACGTCCAACAACCTCGCACCCGAAGGCGGCATCGAGGCGCGGGCCATCAGCTATGCGAAGGGGTGCTACATCGGACAGGAAGTTATCTCGCGCATTCGCTCCCGTGGAAAGGTCAACCGCATCCTGCGCGGCTTGCGACTGGACGGCGCGGCGGCGGAAGGCGACGCGATTTTTCTTGGTGAAAAAAATGTGGGAACGCTTTCGAGTGTGATCACCGAACCGAACGTCGCGCTGGCGATTGTGCATCGCGATGCGGCGGAATTGGGCACGGTGCTTCGTGTGGGGGACACCCAAGCCACAGTGTCGACGATGCCGTTTGAGCCTTTTGCAAGGTAG